Part of the Zingiber officinale cultivar Zhangliang chromosome 6A, Zo_v1.1, whole genome shotgun sequence genome, cttcttcctcccttgaagatgtggatgatacctcctcatcttccttctcctcctcggatgttgaccttatgtcaacatcggattggtcattctcttcttggaccaatgaacccttctccttggactcctctactccttggaattgtgacgggtcttcatgataggcaatgatctttttccaaatatcacatgcacttgtgcattcacctacactcacaatgatattagaaggtagtaaattatgcaaaattctcgttacctccttgtccgcctccgattgctctcgttgctcttcggtccaatgccgaggtcggaggcgtttacccttcttgtccgtaggagcttcaaatgggtcactcaagacaacccattgattccaatccatttgaaaccatgtctccaaccgcttcctccaataattgaagtcttctttgtcatacggaggtggaattcggatataccatccgagcggtccttcggactccatcttcttcttcctctagcttcttgctctcttggcggttagtccgtagaagagcgacctcgctctgataccacttgttaggaccttgacgtccgctagagggggggtgaatagcgtctcacccaaaactttacttcctataatgttagtgcacagcggaatacaaaaacaaactaacaaatacgaaagttaacctaaaacaagaaagaagaagacaacaagccaaacacaaaccctaacacaaggtgtttacgtggttcggagataacttgctcctactccacggcgtgtccgtaaggtggacgatccctcaatccgtcggtggattagtccccggcaaactccggctagctcaacctccttgtgggtggagaaacctcaccacaactccaaccaagatcacttggacacaagagatccttgagcactttggtgactactaattaggctttaaccaagtctaatttcgtcaccttggccggccatcccaagctccttcttatagagcttggaacaaatcagtaagctgatttgcccgttaccagtcgattggtgtcagcccaacggctctctcgaCGGCtatctacagtgcaccagtcgactgctacagtcaccagtcgactgctacaataacgctacagtaccgctacagtaaaccctaattctaggattttacctcgagtacattcactcaacactcgttctcgcccgaccaacctagacctagccttctagcctcctccatcagccttgcgtccctcggatgcctcctcatccttcacgtcttgccttctggagcttccatcggccttgtcattgttgtcaggtcttcctttgccaagagatcgcgcctccgggacttcatccattgccaagtcacacttggacttacgttgccaagactacatgcttggacttacaccgccaagactcatccttggactttcctcctttgccaagatcacacttggacttacgttgccaagactacatgcttggacttacaccgccaagactcacccttggactttccttgttgtacctgtatcctgcacactcacaatgcatatcaaatacaacaataaacctaacttaaacctttgcccaaacatcaaaacttagggcacctagattgctccaacacgattagcactaacggtctaactcaagttttgataaatgacaaagtagactaagttagtttcatattgatctaacactttgaccaagtgtgaaggagaagcttagacgggtcgacgggctgacctaacGTTTGGCACGAAATCcaattaggtcgacgggctgacctgatagctggctcgaagtccagacgggtcgaaaggctgacctgacgtctgacacgaagtccagctaggtcaacgggctgacctgatagttggcacgaagtccagacaggtcgaagagttgatcggatgtctggcacgaagtccagacgggttgaagggctaaccggacgtctggaaggtaagttaaggtaagtcactggatgagagtgactgtgagaacgcgttcccgggaagggaacattaagcgtcgatccaacttagatccatttcgaaaatctaagttaagaccgtgactagatttcggtctcgaggagatggaatctaattactgcttttattactcttataaattaattatgctaacactttgttttgcagggtagttttgcattttgcctcagactaatattttttgcaggttgctgaaaaaacaaaggtccgagcgcccggaatgcaaaagtTATCCTCGACGCACGGCACCACGTGGAACACTCTGATTGGacgggctacgtcacactccaggcgctcggaagggatccgggctccCGGAGCCTCCTgtataaggaggatgcaccctggagcaaagaacaatgaacaacaagatcttccaacacTTGCTCTGCCGTACTATGCTCTTGCGATGCtgcgaagctcctccgacaacgtgCTTCTTTTTCATTCATTATTGTTGTCGATAATTTTCCTTTAAAGCAATTGTACTTTCACGTGTAATatttcaaattgctagtggattgcctaacgaaagcactcaacgagtgcgggtcttggagtaggagtcgaccaaggctccgaaccaagtaaaaaattacttgtgttagccgttgctttaattttatcttttccgctgcgtactcaatCTTCTTTTCGACTTTTTAAATCGAtatcccccctctatcgactttcatgatccaacagtGGGTGCCTAGGGCGAGCTAgcggttcgggcgcctggacttgGCGCGGGTGTCTGGACTTGGTCCGGGTGCTAGGACTTGGTCCAGACTCCCGGACCCAAAAAATCATCCATAAGCTGATGTAGAACGTATCGATTGGtcgagccacgtggtccaagcgcccgtaggggttccaggcgcccggaatggacctatttaaaggccttcgatcaggagcttcagaacaacaactgcTACAAGTTTCTCTCCTACTCCGTACTCTGAAAAAGCTCATGCGACTCTGTGAAGCTCCTTCAACAATCAGCGACCGAGACTTTTCGtattttctttgttgtcggtaacttttatttttagtttttctactTAACTCTTGTAACACATTTTGCGAACTATTAaagattgcccaacaaaagcactcgacgagtacgagccttgaagtaggagtcgtcgaaggttttgaaccaagtaaaacttggtttgttagtattgttttatttttttccgctgcgtacttcaattcgctctcgattttcgacgatcgctattcaccccctaacGTCTTTCCGATCCTACAAGTCCATCAGCTGATTTCGGCAAAATTGGtcgatggacctagagatctcggaatgatatgaatcagttcctatgtgttcatctaattctcttgattattaAAATGCTATCgaatatcaatttgacctaatatattgagagtagtaattttttgaatacgaatgtgtcttaaaaattaattcatatttaaaaaatcactactctcaatatattgagtcaaattgatgtttgataataattttacaaTCATCAAAATTGAACGAACATATATGAACTAATTTTATATCATTTCGAGATTTTTTGTCTATTAATCGATTTTGATTAAAATGGATGgatgaatttttcaaataaaatcaaaACGATTGAAAATAAAATCAATCGACTAATTTATTTTTACAGTCCAATTAATTTAAAGACTAAggtaaaataaaaagtaaacacataatttaataactttaaaattataatacatttttgagtattttaaaatcttatctACCAAATTCCGTAAAAAACTGTCGTAACTAAGCAAATACCTCCCACCCAACAGAATCTATTTGACGCATCTACCCAAAGATTCTCACAATCATTGTTGCATTCCAATCCTTAGAATCTTCTAAGGTCTGACGGGGCACGCCAAGAAAGGGACAACCCGCTGATGACCATGAAAGGCAACTCGTTGGCAGAagcacatttatttatttatttatttataattttattataaaaaattatactcTTAAGACTTAAGCCTGCACCGCAGCTATCCGCTGTAAATTCTCGTCCACGAAACAGACTTTTCACAAATGACCGGGAAATGTAGTTCTTTCCCTCATGTGGTCGCACTTATCCTTGGTGGAGAACACGTCGAGCTTGGGTGAGACAGCGACAGCTGATCTGACGTGGTCAAGATCGGGCCCGAGGCGACTTCTTGGCTCACCCCGAAGTTTCGCAGAAGCTTCCAGTTGGCGCGTCCTCAAATCTCTGCCGTCCTTGTTCAAGTGGAGCCGAATCCCTAGAATGAAGGCgatgttccaaaaaaaaattctccaaattTGAAGAGAAAAAAGGGCAGAAATCTAGATCAACGGCGCTAGCGGAGAAAGAGATGGGTTTGATTTGAAGTATTGTAGCAAAGCTTCGTCTTCGTCTCAGTTTATATCGATTTGCTTCTCGCTTTGCCTTGCAGTACCTTCTCTTCGATCTCCTTCGATCGAGAGAGCAAAGAGTGAAAAATGGTAGCttggtttattttgtttccgATTTCTATCTCCATGCCGTTTGTAGATCTCTGTTGGGCTTGAATTGTTCATTTTTGGCTTTAGAATCATACTCAGTTTTGATATACAACGCTTGCAGACACTGAATTTTACAACTACCAAATGAATGTCCGAAACCTGGCGATAGATATTGAGTTCACGTTGACATTAAGAAGGTGGATCTGTGACTCAATATCTTGTGCCTCAGAAATTTGGTGTAGCAGTTAAAAGAATCTGAGATCATGCCGATTGCTGAATCCTCTAGCGCCAACCTACTTTGTTTCCCGGGAGCAACTTCCATGATAAAGAGAAATGATTGAATGGCTTCTTCGCAGTCGTCCTTTGATGGCCAAATAAGATTCATTTAGGAATTGAAGCCTTAACTGTGAGGCTGAGACTTCTTGTTTATAAGAGTTCTCTCCTTTTGCCCAGTTAGCCACTGCCTATGTTAGTTTACAAATGATGTGGACAATCATGTGACCATTGTattgtttttttctttctttttgaaTCTTTGGCATCTTCACATAATAGTTGCTTGTTTGATGCCCCTTCCTTCATtgattaaaactcaaaatttattttcttgattcatttttttaatctaataCCCCAAGCTAGGTGTCTCGACCAAGAGTTATGATATAGAGCTTTTTCTTAGACTGTAATCAATGATTTATTCCCATCATCAGTATTCCAGATGAGCCTACATCCATTTGATACTGATTCTAGTATGATACAAGTATACATATTGCAACCATTCTTTGCAAATTAAGTTGGTTAGTTCCTTTGTAGTGCATAGATGGGCCCAGAAGATTCTATCCTTATGATATTGTGAACTTTGTAGTGCCTAGTCCACTATTGGATTTATTTCTTTTCAGCACTACTTCAACCACTTCCATTTCTGAAAGAAAACATTTGGACGTATTTTTTGCAAAAAGAATCTTTactactgtttttttttttaagattccaAAATATGATTGTTTTTTATGGATTAATTATACAGATGAGACCTGTGGATGAAAGGGAAGGTTTTGCAATGGAGGTGGAGACAATTGTTAATTCATCATTACCGTCCACAAAGATTATTGCTTCTGAGATACTCCATAGTAGGCCTCGTCCAAATGTTGCTTATTTGAGGACCTTCTGGAGAATACTCATTGGACTTTCTAAGAGCATTAAAGTTGTTATTTTCTCTGCAAAAATTAATATTCTACTACCATTTGGACCTCTGTCGATCATTCTCCACTTTCTCACCAAAAATCATGTAAGTCAAAATTCAGATATTGTTTGTACCTGTCATTTCCGTttgttttatgatttttttttgtccCATAAAAATATGGACAAACTTAAGTTAAACTAGGAAGTTTTTTTAGTCAACTACTTGGTTGCCATGAAAATAAAACAAATGTCATATGGGAGTTGTTTCTGATTAATGATATTAATCAGTGAATTCTGAGTCTAACCATGGTGATTCAATAAAGAACAACAATCAATCACCAACTGAAATAACAATTATCAGAACCTAATTGCAAAAAAGCTAATCTTCTCTATTTAAGAAAGGTCAATCATATATCTTATTTTCCACTCCCTGGGATATTATCCTGAAATCATCTCTCTGATTATTCCTTTTCTGCTCATTTCAGGGATTAGTTTTCTTCTTCAGTTTGATAGGTATTATTCCTTTAGCTGAGCGTTTAGGATATGCAACAGAGTAAGTTATTCTGTATTTGCAATATTGTTTTCATCAAATGTACTGAGAATTTCTATTTCACAGGCAGCTTGCTGCTTACACTGGTAATACAGGTGAGCTAGATCTAACTATAACGTATAATTCTGCCATAAAATATCTTTgggtttctttttttttaattgcctTTTGGGTTAGATGAATATAACATgttaactgtttttttttttttttgctttgcaATTGCAGTTGGAGGATTGCTAAATGCCACCTTTGGTAATGCAACCGAAATGATAATAGCTATATATGCACTAAAAAGTGGAATGATCCGTGTTGTGCAGCAATCATTATTGGGCTCTATATTATCAAATATGCTATTAGTTCTTGGTTGCGCTTTTTTTGCTGGTGGAATTGTTCACAACAAAAAAGATCAAATTTTCGACAAGGTAGTTTTTTTGGTTaacaaatgtttacattttgcaAAATTTAGGATGGTTGTATTATGGTAACTGATATTTATGTAGATTTAATCGTCTTAGGCTGCTGCTGTTGTAAACTCGGGGCTATTGTTGATGGCTGTTATGGGTTTAACATTTCCTGCTGTCCTCCACTTCACCCGATCAGAGGTGCACTATGGAAAGTCAGAGGTTGCCCTTTCGAGGTTTAGCAGTGGTGTTATGCTTGTCGCATACGCAAGTTACCTTTTTTTCCAACTCAGGAGTCAGCAAAACAGCTACCATCCGATTGCAGATGTGAGTAACTAGGCAGATATAATTGGAATTTTGATTACATATATGCTCCTCTGCCCAGCTAACTTATTGTTTCATTTATGTCATATGCTTCCCCTGATCAATATGTAAGATTAGGAATAGCTGATAATTCTGTCATTAAGTCCTTGATTTAGTCATAATTTCAGGAATATTTCAGGATCGTTTCCTATGTAAATACAGATTGTAAAAgatattcaaataaaaaaaaatgggaaAGTATAATCTGTCAAATATTAgctttatttagttttttttcaTTAGTTTCCTTTTCTATTGTAAATTCTCTCTATAAAAGGAGAGCCTTGTACTTCTTCTAGTTAAGTGGAAATAATTATTTTCCTCATATTTTCTATCTTGGTATCTgagcaaaaaggaaaaaaaatacaacaacaataaaattGTAATAGCCATGTCAGAAGTCACGTCCAAAACCACTACAAGCCAGCCACCTTCACAGTAAAATCCTCTGAGACCCTGCAACACCATTCCAACTCTCATTCAGTCCAAATCACCACCATCCGCTTGAATGGTGACAACTTTCTCTGGTGGTTGCAATTCGTCCGTATGTATATCCGTGGGTAAAGAAAAATCGGCTATATCACGAGTGACAAGAAGGTTCCTACTGTTAAGGACCCGCTGCATGCCACATGGGACACTGAAAACTCCATGGTTATGACATGACTAGTCAACTCCATGGAGGAGGCTATAAGTACCAATTACATGTGCTATCctatgcaaaagagttgtgggatAATGTTTGTCAACTGTATTCTGACCATGGTAACCAATCTAAGGTTTTTGAATTGACTTTAAAGATGGGGGATATTCGTTAAGGAGATGATTCCATCACCAAATACTTCAATTCGTTGAAAAGGTTGTGGCAGGATCTTGACCTCTTCAGCACATACGAATGGAAATTTGCTGATGACTGCAACCACCACAAGAAAACCATGGAAGACGGCTGTATTTATAAATTTCTTTCAGGTCTCAACGTCGAATTTGATGAAGTATGAGGAAGGATTATTGGGAGACCTCCTCTCCCATCCATTGGTGAACTATTTACCCAAGTCAGTTGAGAAGAAAGCCGAAGGAGTGTCATGCTCGGAAAAAGGAGTGTAGTGAGTCAATTGAAAATTTTGCCTTATTTACTGATGCTACCTACAAGGCTGCAACTTACCAGTGCAGGTCTGATGATAAGCCACGGGTTTGGTGCGATTTCTGCAACAAGTCTCGCTATCCACGTGAGACATGTTGGAAAATTCATGGCAAACTTGCCAACTGGAAAAACAGCAAGCAAGGAGAGAAGAATCGTGGAATTCCTACTACCAATGAAGTTGACTTAGGTCTCTTCAACAAAGAGTAGATTGATCAATTCTTGAAGTTGATAAAATCCAACTTCTTATCTGTTATTCCTAGTGTTTCCTTGGCACAAACAGGTAGCAAGCCTAAAGCTCTCTCTTGTTTAAACTCCTCTCCATGGATCATAGATTTTAGAGCCTCAGATCACATGTCTAGTTACGCTCTCTTGTTCGGGAAATGAGAAAATTAGAATTGCTGATGATAGTTTTTCACCTATTGCATAAAAACGACTTATTAAACTAACcaagaaaattaatttcaattttgttCTTCATGTTCCTAATTTTGCCTGtaatcttttgcttccttagtaAACTATCTAAAGATTCTAATTGTCGTATTATATTTCTTGAATCACATTGTGAAATTCAAGACTAGAACTCAGGGATGATGATTGGGCATACTGGGATGATTGAAGGTCTTTACTACTTGGATGAAATACTTGTTAGTAATAAAAAAGTTCAGAGCTTTTATAGTATTAGTTCAAACTCGGTTCGAGAAGCACTATAGACTAGGACATCCTAGCTTTCTTTATCTAAAAAACTTATTTTCAGGATTATTTGAAGACATTGATTGTTCTTCTTTATATTTTGAAACTTGTATTTTTGCAAAATCTCATCGTTCAACTTATTTGCCAAAGATTTACTAGTACTCCAAACTTTTTTATTTGATTCATAGTGATGTTTGGGGCTCATCTAAAATTACTACTCTTTTTGGAAAAAAATAGTTTGTAACATTTATTGATAACCATACACGTTAATGttggatttatttgatgaatAAAAAAATCTGAAGTGAGTAATTTGTTCAAAAATTTTTAttgattgaaaatcaatttcataccaaaatttatattttacatCCCGACAATGGAACATAATATTTTAATGAACGCTTTGGTATTTTTTGAATGAAAAAGACATTTATCATCAATTTACTTGTCGGgatacccctcaacaaaatgacattgcaggaaaaaaaaaacacttaaaaTAGGACGTGCCATAATGTTTTACATGCATGTTCCTAAGTATTTATGAGGTGAAGCAATTTTAACAACCTCTTATTTGATAAACAGGATGTAAAagtgttagaatacaaaacacctcttgattgtcttaaattttttttcctgaAATATGATTGTTTTATGATTTATTTGTCAAAATTTTTGGATGTATTGTCTATGTTCATATTCTATGTCAATTTCGTTCAAAATTTGAACCACGTTCTATAAAATGCATATTCTTGGGTTGTCGTTCAACAAAAAGGGGTATAAGTGTTTCGAtcctcaaacaaaaaaaaattatgtgaaCATGGATGTCTCACTTTTAGAAACAAAGCCCTATTTGACCAAAAATTCTCTTCAGGGGTGACAAGTGAAGTAAAATACAATTTTGGGGACATTTCTAAATAGTCACTTATCTCTAATACCAAGTATCAGAGACTATCGATCAAGGGGAGAAATACTTCAAACTGATCACCAGGATTTGAGTTCTGAGCTTCAGATTTATACTAGGAAGGGATTTCATATGAGAAATAAAGAGTCGAATATCAAGCCTACACAACACCAGTCTGAAAATCCAAGCTGCACCGAATTTCAAGTAACCCTATCCCAAGTCTAGCTTTGATTCCTCCTATTGTGTCTAATTGTTCACCTACTATTCCTGATCTATGTTCCTATAACAATCAGGAAAGGTGTCCCAAATTGCACTAATCATCCTATTGCAAATTATCTTTCCGATCAAatactatataaaaaaaaaatcataaagctTTCACTTCTAGGATTTCACACTTGTTTGTTCCAAGGAATAGATAGGAAGCTTTGGATTATTTGAGTTGGAAATTAATAGTCATTGAAGAGATGAATGTTTTAAGGAGAAGTGACACTTGGGAGATAGTTGATCTACCCAAAGACAAGAAACCAGTTAGGTGTAAATAGGTGTTTACAATAAAATGTAAAGCTGATGGAAGCATTGAAAGGtacaaggctagactagtggctAAAGGCTTCACTCAGACATATGAGATTGACTATCAAGAGACTTTTGCTCCCGTTGCGAAGATAAACTTTGTTAGAGTCTTGTTATCTCTTACAATAAATTCAAATTGACCTCTACATCAACTTGACATTAAAAACACATTTCTCAATGGTGATGTCGAAGAGGAGGTGTTCATGAACCTACCATCGGGATTTGAGAAGAGACTTGATCGTGGAAAAGCGTGCAAATTAaacaaggcattatatggactcaaACAGTCACCAAGAGCGTGGTTTGAACACTTTGGAAAGGTTGTTATTAGTTATGGCTTCTTGCAGAGTAAGTAGATAACACAATATTTTTTAAACACTCAAAACAAGGTAAAGTTGCTATTTTTAttgtttatgttgatgacattatCTTAACTGGCGATGATGAAACAAAATTAGCAGTCCTAAAGAAGAGACTcgcaaaaaaatttcaaattaaggATCTAGGAGTCCTCAAGTATTTTCTCGGAATGAAATTTGTAAGATCCAAGGAATGTATATTTGTttatcaaagaaaatatattcttGATCTC contains:
- the LOC121997605 gene encoding vacuolar cation/proton exchanger 3-like isoform X1, whose amino-acid sequence is MMRPVDEREGFAMEVETIVNSSLPSTKIIASEILHSRPRPNVAYLRTFWRILIGLSKSIKVVIFSAKINILLPFGPLSIILHFLTKNHGLVFFFSLIGIIPLAERLGYATEQLAAYTGNTVGGLLNATFGNATEMIIAIYALKSGMIRVVQQSLLGSILSNMLLVLGCAFFAGGIVHNKKDQIFDKAAAVVNSGLLLMAVMGLTFPAVLHFTRSEVHYGKSEVALSRFSSGVMLVAYASYLFFQLRSQQNSYHPIADEEGHSEDSDEEEPPELSQWEAISWLAVLTLWISILSEYLVDAIEGASDALNLPLAFISVILLPIVGNAAEHASAIMFAMKDKLDISIGVAIGSSTQISMFVIPFTVAVGWLMEKQMDLNFQLFETVTLFITVLVVAFMLQEGTANYFKGLMLILCYFIVAASFFFHTDPVDSD
- the LOC121997605 gene encoding vacuolar cation/proton exchanger 3-like isoform X2 — encoded protein: MRPVDEREGFAMEVETIVNSSLPSTKIIASEILHSRPRPNVAYLRTFWRILIGLSKSIKVVIFSAKINILLPFGPLSIILHFLTKNHGLVFFFSLIGIIPLAERLGYATEQLAAYTGNTVGGLLNATFGNATEMIIAIYALKSGMIRVVQQSLLGSILSNMLLVLGCAFFAGGIVHNKKDQIFDKAAAVVNSGLLLMAVMGLTFPAVLHFTRSEVHYGKSEVALSRFSSGVMLVAYASYLFFQLRSQQNSYHPIADEEGHSEDSDEEEPPELSQWEAISWLAVLTLWISILSEYLVDAIEGASDALNLPLAFISVILLPIVGNAAEHASAIMFAMKDKLDISIGVAIGSSTQISMFVIPFTVAVGWLMEKQMDLNFQLFETVTLFITVLVVAFMLQEGTANYFKGLMLILCYFIVAASFFFHTDPVDSD